Within Hydractinia symbiolongicarpus strain clone_291-10 chromosome 11, HSymV2.1, whole genome shotgun sequence, the genomic segment aaattatgtcaagTAACTCATAAAAATCAGATTCACTTTGTAGCTTTGCTTTGGTCATCACATGATCctgaaaagaaatataacaaaCCATATAGAGATGTTGAAGAGGATGATGAGAgaggttaaaattatttttgtgtacTTATAAATTTGTTTGATAAAATACAAGTTTGTTAATATGAAATATAAAACAGAAGCATAGCAGACTGGATCGCTGAGTAGAGCAGCCATGGCTCCAAAAACCTTATTATTGATCTTGTGTGTTTAGGCTTATCTAAGAGTGAGATTCTTGAAATATTTATCTTCAGCGTCAGCCCCCTTCctcccttttcaaaaaaaacaaactaagATGCCTACTGTGACCTTTTGAGATCATGAAACACTGTAAATCCCAATTATTTCCTATTTAACATGAATAGTTTTCAATATTCAAATAGACATAaccttttaaactttattttcagactaaTTTATAATGCttcttttcaaacaaaaaacggaGTTTGTTTGATTGTAGTGTACCTACTGTTTCCTTCAATagtaaaattatgttttattcGCACATTTTATACTTAACTAGAAAAATCAGAGCTACCCGGTGATGACCCCGAAAAGTCTGGTTTTGCAAATTTGGTTCGTGTTATGATATTTACATCGTTAATAGCATTTTCGTTAGTCGCGAGTTATCAGGATAACATACCGGAAACATCATGGTCGCTTTTCCTAAGGTTAATGCTGCAAACAGGGGAAGTTGAAAAATTAGAAGTATCATCACACCGCGATAAAGTCTATGTGTACCTAGCAAATGGTGCCATTATAAATGGTAAAGAAGTATTTGGTTACGGCCCACATTATTCATTCTCGATTAACAACATACACTCGTTTGAAGAGAAATTGAAAACAGCACAACTAGAACTTGGTATAAAGCCAAATGAATTCATCCCAATAAAGTACAATCCTCTTGACACAGAATTAATGTATGTACCTACCTACAAGATTTCAAAGCCTTtgctgttgtttgtttgtttgtttgtttgtttttgttcttgttACTGTAGTTGCTTTTGATGACATCTAAACATCTATATTTATTTACTAGGTCAACAATTTTCAATGTAGCTGTCATAATCGGATTATTTggtcttgtttcttattttgcaTTTGGTCGAAGGTCTGGTATGTCTGGAATTGGTGGGAATCCTTTTGTAAGTGTAATATTgagaatttgtttttgtttgatatgAAAATAACGTATTTTTTGTGGACAGGAATGTATTCAAAGCAGCATTATTATATATAAAGATGGTGCTCTATTTATTAAATTATGTGAACAATGATGTGATGTGTTTTCCTATCGttcattttattatttagacTAGTCATACACGTGCTAAAGCTCTGATTATTCAACCAGGCTCAAAAAAAGGCATCAAGTATGTCGATTTTagtttttctgctttttttttactttattttgttacaaaagGCTGTTGTATAATACAGTTTTTGTTAGCAGACTTGTTCGGTTAAGCAAGGCAGTTTTTACACTATTATGGctgtgttttatattttaaaggaATCAACTTTTTCCAGCTTTTAAACCTCGAATTGGCATTACTGGAAAAAACTCAACTTTAGATGATTTTTGTTTAGTTTACCTTTCGTTTAAAACCTTATAATCTCCGTGAAAAATatgtattcttttttttctttattcagATTTGCTGAAGTTGCTGGCATGCATGAAGCGAAGGAGGAAGTTCGAGAATTTGTTGATTACTTGCAGTATCCTACAAGGTTCAAAGAGTTGGGTGCAAGGATTCCTAAGGTACTTTTTTGTTTCCATTGAAGTGACAGTTGCTGTGATGGAAAGAAAAGAGAGCCAAAATATCAGTAGCGACTTAAAAAGTTACCAATAACAGTATTAATAGGATGTCCACTCTGTGACGAACTCTcaggaatttataaattattgtcAAAATTTCCGAACCAGGGAATGCCAGCAATTTCTTTGCTGTGGTCAaccagaactattttttattttcttaaaaattgacaaaaataaaatttcatttcgtTTTAACTGTTACGTCAGTATGAttagaattttaaaaagtaagaaaatgtCAAGTATTTTAGCAGAATCATACGAAGTTAAGATGATGTATGTAACGTTTTAATGTTTAGTCAAGTCTTAGGGTAAGCCTcctaaaaatcctaaaaaaataaaatcctcCTAAATAATCCTAAAATATCctaaaatttcctgatttttagCAAATACTCCTAAAAAATCTcctaaattttttagaaaactaTTTATGAAACTTTATTTGTATAATGGATTTTTTTATGGAATATAAGTCAGAAATATTTATATTCTGCATCAGTTATATACTGGAAGCTATAGCGTAGTACAGGGTGACGTTTTTTTAAACTGCTGCTCGTGACAAAAACCTTTAGGAAAAGATATATCTCAAAAAtgcaaatctttgtttttattttgaatttttaggGAGCACTTCTCTGTGGACCACCAGGCACTGGTAAAACGTTACTTGCAAAAGCTGTTGCTACTGAGTCTGCTGTACCGTTTCTTTCCATGGCCGGATCAGATTTTGTTGAGATGTTCTCAGGTGATcctgttgttttattttttcagtacaTGTTCTTGAAATtcagtttaattttaatttatgggAGATcaagaaaaataacttttgcgAATGATCTTTTAACTTATTCGAGATATATAGATGTTGATTATAATTCTTTTAAGGAGAtcctataaaataatataatgttAGTAAtcaaatttgtaattaaattttcATGAACCACTTCTGCTTTGACGAGAatttcttgttttatttctaAAGGTGTTGGCTCGGCACGTGTGCGCGATTTATTTGCGCAAGCAAGAAAGAGAGCGCCGTGTATTGTTTACATTGATGAAATAGACGCCATTGGAAGATCGCGTCGATCATCGTAAGTTTGAGAATATTTATTTGGTGCCAATTTATTTCTGTTTTGTATGTCCTTCAGATCATTTGCGTGGGCTGGGGATTCCTGAAATGTTCTATTTGGCTGCTTTTTCTAGGTTTTAGGACAATTCCCCCTTGGAAAACTCCCACCAAGTCCTGACACCAATTTCTGTTATAACAGTTTAACTTTGATATTGAGAAGTATAGATCCTCCATTATTTCTGAATTTTTTGGCAACAAAGTCTGGTAAAATTTCTCTTTTCtgtaaaactttcaaaaattatCCTCAATTATCTCGATTTTATAGTGACAACCATGCAAAAACTTTGGTTCTGTTGAAAAGAAAGGCTTAACCCAAACATAGATTTTTtctcctttaaaattttaatttcatgcGCTTCTCACATTGGCATATTATATCTTTCAACTTTGTTGGTGTTACCTTTTCAAGTTATTGTTTTTCCATTCTAATAATTGCTTCTGTTTGTCAAactaaataaagtaaaatatattCGTGTTGATATATGACACtgagacaaatttttatatcttcTTCGCCTATAGATCATCAGTTGGAGGGAACAGTGAACAAGAAAACACTTTAAATCAGCTCCTCGTTGAAATGGATGGTACGTACGTTATTAATTCCATTTCcatctttgttatttttattacaagCATAATAAATTAATTGTCTAAACCAAAGATCCATATAATAAAGGAAGGGGTTTAATGACcgtattttttaattaactgACTGGTAACTTTGTGGTAAAGGGTTTTCTTCTTCAAAAGGTTGCGGGTTTGATTCTTACCTGAGTCATTCCAGAGACTAAAAGtgtaaatcaattttttctaGTTAGAATATAACATAAGAAACAGGACGGTGGCCTGCAGGAGCGGTTCTTATGCTAGTatgactttcgtagctcaaatgggagctctaaatgcactaggactctTTTCGcagaaaaattattaataacGGTACCAATAGAATAAACGAATGAATGAATTAGTGAATGAATGTGtctaacttgtttttattttaagttacGTTAAATTTCTCAGGTATGAACACAATAGAAGGTGTTGTGATGTTAGCATCCACAAACAGACCAGATATTCTCGACCAGGTAGAACCGacatttattttgttctttaaatttttttacgtttCCTTTTTGCACAAGTTTAAGTGTGTTTAGATAAGACATGTACTAAAAGTTTCTTCTTGGTACAATAGGAATGCAGCTCTGTTTTTTGGCCAGCACAAACACATTTTCTTAGGGCTTTTATAGTGGTTTTCCTGGTGAAAATGGGAACAggataacatatttttaaatatttgaccTTTGTACGCTTAGATATTTAGCACTGTCATTTTCGTGTATTTTTTACATGACTTCATTGCGTACCTAGTCATTCTTGTGGCTGTGTGCGTTAGAACCTTCAAGTATCGCAAAAATTGCAGTAAAGAATCTTAAAACgccagcctttctaattcacgtcGGTACACAGCAAATGCCGAGGTGAATGACGAGgtgatttgcaaaaaaattaggtCACGTCGGCAAAATTGTGCTGAGGCGAGTTTTTTTCCGAAGTATATAGAATCCTTTAATTGGTTTGAATCTATCGTAAATATATACTGATTATATCTGCGATAGAGAGTATTCCTTAACTGCAAGAATTAATAAAGATCATAAAGTGGTTGCTAagcatttttcttatttaaccTAAAGAGaattaaagtagttttaatgtGAACAAGCTGGCTTGGAAAAGAAAAAGGCTTGAATCAAAGGCAATTTGCCGGCGTAAGACACCGAAATTAAAGTTCATGTCACTGTTTTTGCTGACGTGAAATTGTGGATTGCCGACGTGAATCAAATCaacgaaaatttatttattcttttgctGACGTGAGTTGGCTAAATGTCCACGCGAAACAGTATAATTAATTTGATTTAGAAAGGCTGAAACGCCCAAAAATAGCAAAAGATACCTTTGAAGCCTGTtatcaaaagatttttttaccaCACACTGCCTGTAATATTTGCTTTATATCTTTGATGCAGGCTAATAATATTTTCTTGTGACGTGAATTTTTTTAGGCCTTGATGCGTCCAGGAAGGTTCGATCGTACCATAACCATCGATTTGCCTACATTACCGGAACGACAAAGCATATttgaaatttacttaaaaaagctCAAACTCGAAGATTCTATTCGCTCCTACTCCAAAAGCCTTGCTGAGCTTACTCCTGGTAAAAGTGGTACGTAACCTTGGCAACCATTTAATACTAAATACTTTAATGACTATTTTATAAGGTTGGGTTGCATTCCCGTATTATTAGTTTCAACAcgccattttttttaataaggatgtctttttattttattgctaCAGGTGCTGACATTGCAAATATATGCAACGAGGCTGCGCTTCATGCTGCGCGCCTGAACGAAAATGCAGTGGACGACAAAAATTTCGACTACGCGATTGAACGTGTCATTGCGGGtaagttttttgttatttcgTTTTGAAGTGTCATTCCAGCAAAAACTGGTGAAAAGCCTACCATGAGCGTACTGATCGCGCGTATTATTCTTACtaatgaaagaaaatatattaaacatttCTCCGCAAAGAataagaaattttcgcgggtcAAAAATTTGTGAAATCCGTCGTGCAGGCATCTCTTTTATTAATACCTGTGTTTTGTCGATTCAAAATGGTCGCACTTAGCTGTATATCTGACCTCCCTGCCCCCCAGCAGAGTAATACATTATACTGATAGTTGGTACCTCGCTCTAACAGTCTAAAAAAATGCACGCAATATGTACGACGTGCGGAAATCTAAGGACTGGCGACCCCGTGAATTTTACCACGGAAATTGTTACAGTTACAGAAACGAAATAAACCGTATTTATTCGCGTTATGATATTTCTTCCTAATTATGCGGTTAGGTATCAAGAAAAATTCGAATCCATTAAATCCTGAAGAAAGGCGAACTGTAGCTTACCACGAAGCGGGGCATACCGTCGTTAATTGGATGTTAAAACATACGGAACCTGTACTAAAGGTAGCCCTTTTTTTGCCTCGCTTAGTGTGATTACTATGATCGTGCTAATGTTTTGGACATGGAAGAAGTTTTGATTTGTGGTTGTTGTCAGTCTGGTGCTTGTGCTAAATTTAATTGAGAATATTTGCCTTTACCTCGCTATGAATTCATGACAATTTACAACCTTAACCTTTCACTATAACTTTCGACTTGATTAGCTTTTTTGTTTTGCGTAATGACAACTTTAATAAACTGACGTGCTGAGTTCTTCTTCGTAGGTTTCCATTGTTCCACGGACATCGACACCACTTGGATATTCTCGAAAGTTCCCACTGGACATCAAGCTCCACACCAACGAACAGGTAAGAAGCGTATAAGACCAAGTTTTCCAATACTTATCCTTTGGAGTTTGTGTTTAATAGCAATCATTTAGGGAAGGGATTTTTGCGAGTTGAAACTGAAAGGCATATTTTGCGAAAGAAATCGCGAATCGGAAACTATTTAATTTCGCGCAATTTATTTATGCAAATTAGgacgaaattcgcgaaaatctCAACCCGCGATAATATCTTCACCTAAGGTGTATTTGCAAGTTGTTTCAAATACATTGACCTGTTTTGTTTACTAACAT encodes:
- the LOC130614533 gene encoding paraplegin-like, with protein sequence MFRVKLTNLSKVCSPKLLQPPAVLCRCPSILLRENIYTKAGTLRDIPNINKDQNSKDTIVLQYLKKNDYMHRKAIRRLMRQSRQWLKNKDLNALKSPLINSLLWSSHDPEKKYNKPYRDVEEDDEREKSELPGDDPEKSGFANLVRVMIFTSLIAFSLVASYQDNIPETSWSLFLRLMLQTGEVEKLEVSSHRDKVYVYLANGAIINGKEVFGYGPHYSFSINNIHSFEEKLKTAQLELGIKPNEFIPIKYNPLDTELMSTIFNVAVIIGLFGLVSYFAFGRRSGMSGIGGNPFTSHTRAKALIIQPGSKKGIKFAEVAGMHEAKEEVREFVDYLQYPTRFKELGARIPKGALLCGPPGTGKTLLAKAVATESAVPFLSMAGSDFVEMFSGVGSARVRDLFAQARKRAPCIVYIDEIDAIGRSRRSSSSVGGNSEQENTLNQLLVEMDGMNTIEGVVMLASTNRPDILDQALMRPGRFDRTITIDLPTLPERQSIFEIYLKKLKLEDSIRSYSKSLAELTPGKSGADIANICNEAALHAARLNENAVDDKNFDYAIERVIAGIKKNSNPLNPEERRTVAYHEAGHTVVNWMLKHTEPVLKVSIVPRTSTPLGYSRKFPLDIKLHTNEQLFDMMCASLGGRVAEAIIFNRVTTGAEDDLKMVTNMAYQQIVTFGMNPRIGPISLPLRKPGEMSKKPYSDKMANLIDEEASSLIAKAHVVAKELLLEHRDKLEKVAEALLDHEVLDHDALVKLIGSPPHGDKRETFYKYAFQPRGATDENNTIPA